TTGCTGATTCTGCCTCATACTCGATTTTCACAGGCGCGTTTGACTTGAGGTGGATGGACACTGCCCCGTCATCCGGGCATGCCTTTGTAATGTCCTCAAGATACTTTAGCGGGAACGTCGCCCTTGCGTTTGCTTTTGCCTCAACTTCAAGGGTTGCCTCGGGCGTCTTTTCATTTTCCACCTTAAGCTCCGCCGTGTCGCCTTTGACATCCACAAAAAAGCCCAAGTCAGTGGCCTCAAGGGTCACATGCGTTGACACAAGGTTTGCATCCTTGAGTATCTCCTTGAACTCCCTGGCTGCGATTTTCACTTTAGCATCGTGGGTTATGTTGGGCTCCCTTGAAGCCCCTGCAGGCAGGTCGATGAGGGGAACCTTGAAGGTCCTTTTTTTCCTGTTTGCGCTGAATTTGAGCAAAAGCTTGTTGTCCTCCTGGGATATGGCAAGCTGCTCCCCGTCCCTTGTGCGGGCAAGTATCTTTGTCAGGTTAGCAAAGTTCAGCCCGATTTTGGAGACTGTCTCTGACTCATA
The DNA window shown above is from Candidatus Parvarchaeota archaeon and carries:
- the pcn gene encoding proliferating cell nuclear antigen (pcna), whose protein sequence is MFSLLVENAKSWKAAIDPIVNLIDEGQFEISKDGLSLRAMDPSQIAMISFFMPKSAFVQYESETVSKIGLNFANLTKILARTRDGEQLAISQEDNKLLLKFSANRKKRTFKVPLIDLPAGASREPNITHDAKVKIAAREFKEILKDANLVSTHVTLEATDLGFFVDVKGDTAELKVENEKTPEATLEVEAKANARATFPLKYLEDITKACPDDGAVSIHLKSNAPVKIEYEAESAKATYYLAPRIDTD